Proteins encoded by one window of Candidatus Hydrogenedentota bacterium:
- a CDS encoding gamma-glutamyltransferase encodes EIIAGHWAGTEEAFAPWPDSARTWLIDGRRPQTGEIFRNPNLAASYRLIAAQGREAFYRGSIAQRIVAFSETHGGKFALRDFEDHTSEWVSPVSTNYRGYDVWELPPNGQGIAALEMLNILEAYDLAKMGRCSPEYLHLLVEAKKLAFADRATYYADPAMAEVPVERLISKAYAAQQRKRIDPSRASTDVPPGSLAMEQGDTI; translated from the coding sequence CGAAATCATCGCCGGTCACTGGGCCGGAACGGAAGAGGCCTTTGCGCCCTGGCCGGATTCGGCCCGCACGTGGCTGATTGACGGACGACGTCCGCAGACCGGCGAAATCTTTCGCAATCCCAACCTGGCCGCCAGTTACCGGCTGATCGCCGCGCAGGGACGCGAGGCTTTCTATCGCGGCTCGATTGCACAGCGGATCGTCGCCTTCAGCGAGACGCACGGCGGCAAGTTCGCGCTGCGCGATTTCGAAGATCATACGAGCGAATGGGTCTCGCCGGTCTCGACAAACTACCGCGGCTATGACGTGTGGGAGCTTCCGCCGAACGGCCAGGGTATCGCGGCGCTGGAAATGCTCAACATTCTCGAAGCCTACGACCTTGCCAAGATGGGGCGCTGCAGCCCCGAGTATCTGCACCTGCTGGTCGAAGCGAAAAAGCTCGCCTTTGCGGACCGGGCGACGTACTACGCCGATCCCGCGATGGCCGAAGTTCCGGTCGAACGCCTGATCTCGAAGGCGTATGCCGCGCAGCAACGCAAGCGGATTGATCCCAGCCGAGCCAGCACCGATGTGCCGCCGGGCAGCCTGGCGATGGAACAGGGAGACACGATCT